A single region of the Primulina huaijiensis isolate GDHJ02 unplaced genomic scaffold, ASM1229523v2 scaffold9279, whole genome shotgun sequence genome encodes:
- the LOC140970582 gene encoding uncharacterized protein, with the protein MYGSGKCFMCGGTGHLLKDCPQGTFSTQGRVFALHTAEANLGTMLLTDRCSNLSGRIFIGGASTNALIDSGSTHSFIYETFANSIEVKTIGLDVAYSVVIPSGEEMAATSVVRDINLELHGNLVYADLIMLPMPEFDIILGMDWLHKNRVLIDFQRRSVLVRPLGREQFLFEPDRYFNFPIMISCIQARKLMLRGCRAFIATIISVPEVSSQSVADVPVFRDF; encoded by the exons GCGGTACAGGCCATTTGCTAAAGGATTGTCCTCAGGGGACATTTTCtactcagggcagagtgtttGCACTCCATACAGCGGAGGCAAACTTAGGGACAATGCtcttgacag AtagatgttccaacctttcaggaagAATATTTATAGGCGGAGCTTCTACGAACGCCTTGATTGATTCAGGATccactcattcattcatatatGAGACCTTTGCGAATTCCATCGAGGTCAAGACGATTGGATTGGATGTGGCGTATTCTGTGGTTATTCCATctggcgaggagatggcagcgacTAGCGTAGTACGAGACATAAACCTCGAGcttcatggaaatcttgtcTATGCGGATTTGATCATGCTGCCAATGCCAGAGTTCGATATTatccttgggatggattggttgcACAAGAACAGAGTACTTATTgattttcagcggagatctgttctagtccgaccgcttggAAGGGAGCAATTCCTATTTGAACCTGACCGGTACTTTAATTTTCCTATCATGATATCTTGtattcaggctaggaagctcatgcttAGGGGTTGTCGAGCATTCATTGCGACCATTATATCTGTTCCCGAGGTCTCCAGCCAGTCAGTTGCAGATGTCCCAGTTTTCAGGGACTTTTAA